Proteins encoded in a region of the Solanum dulcamara chromosome 9, daSolDulc1.2, whole genome shotgun sequence genome:
- the LOC129902288 gene encoding serine/arginine-rich splicing factor RS31-like has product MRPIFCGNVEYNARQSELERLFRRYGKVDRVDMKSGFAFVYMDDERDAEDAIRGLDRIEFGRKGRRLRIEWSKEERNSRRPETSRKSSSSVKPSKTLFVINFDPYSTRSRDIERHFDPYGKILNIRIRRNFAFVQYETQEDATRALDATNMSKLMDQVITVEYANKDDDDRRNGFSPDRNRDRGLKRGYDRGRSRSPYGRERGSPDYGRGRARSPSPIRQGRSSPDYGRRPSPNPNHRERDFGYASGRSPNMRKERNPDHGNGHSPNPRRLRDGSENGQVNSPPEEGLLESGPSPPRVGRRGKYSPDGYRGRSPRSKPEEIDSPGYAAAESPLPERHRSLSPPTRERSRS; this is encoded by the exons ATGAGGCCTATTTTCTGTGGGAATGTTGAGTATAACGCCAGACAGTCAGAGTTGGAGAGGCTTTTCAGAAGATATGGGAAAGTGGATAGGGTGGATATGAAATCCG GTTTTGCTTTTGTGTACATGGATGATGAAAGAGATGCGGAGGATGCTATTCGTGGACTTGACCGTATAGAGTTTGGCAGAAAGGGACGCAGACTTCGCATTGAGTGGTCAAAG GAAGAGCGTAACAGTAGGAGGCCAGAGACTTCAAGGAAATCTTCATCTAGTGTCAAACCTTCGAAGACTTTGTTTGTAATAAATTTTGATCCATATAGTACTAGGAGCAGGGATATAGAGAGGCACTTTGATCCATATGGAAAAATACTCAATATAAGGATTAGAAGGAATTTTGCATTTGTTCAATATGAAACTCAGGAGGATGCTACTAGAGCCTTGGATGCTACAAACATGAG TAAACTGATGGATCAAGTCATTACAGTTGAATATGCAAATAAAGATGATGATGACAGGAGAAATGGGTTTAGCCCTGATAGAAACCGCGATAGGGGTCTTAAGAGAGGTTATGACCGAGGCCGATCTCGGAGTCCTTATGGAAGAGAGAGGGGGAGTCCTGATTATGGTCGTGGACGGGCCCGTAGCCCAAGTCCAATCCGTCAAGGTAGGTCAAGCCCTGATTATGGCCGTCGCCCTAGTCCAAATCCCAATCATAGGGAAAGGGATTTTGGGTATGCCAGTGGCCGTAGTCCAAACATGAGAAAGGAGAGGAACCCTGATCATGGAAATGGCCATAGTCCAAACCCTCGAAGGCTGAGAGATGGTTCTGAAAATGGTCAGGTGAACAGTCCACCAGAGGAAGGACTTTTGGAATCTGGCCCTAGTCCCCCGAGGGTAGGGAGGAGAGGGAAATATAGCCCAGATGGTTATCGTGGCCGCAGCCCAAGGTCTAAACCTGAAGAAATAGATAGTCCTGGATATGCTGCAGCAGAAAGTCCTCTTCCAGAACGACACAGGAG CCTTTCACCTCCAACTCGAGAAAGATCCCGCTCCTAA